In a single window of the Biomphalaria glabrata chromosome 5, xgBioGlab47.1, whole genome shotgun sequence genome:
- the LOC106063329 gene encoding L-rhamnose-binding lectin ELEL-1-like, with translation MISYTRYLLFVFLLVIGETLALDRLAYACEGMQVSLLCGDTDKVISVTSARYGRFSRNVCLDNDSHDYSHIFCSQNQTNVVSALCSGRFFCQVPVNSNTFRNPCPPNVYKHAEITYTCSAR, from the exons ATGATATCATATACGAGATATTTACTATTTGTGTTCCTTTTGGTAATTGGCGAGACCTTGGCGTTAG ATAGGCTGGCCTACGCTTGTGAGGGTATGCAAGTTTCCCTGCTGTGTGGTGACACCGACAAAGTGATCAGTGTCACCAGCGCCAGATACGGTCGCTTCTCCAGGAATGTGTGCTTAGACAACGACAGCCATGATTATAGCCATATCTTCTGCTCGcaaaatcaaacaaatgttGTTTCAGCATT ATGTAGCGGACGTTTCTTTTGCCAGGTCCCGGTCAACAGTAACACCTTCAGAAACCCGTGTCCGCcaaatgtttacaaacatgCTGAAATCACGTACACGTGCAGCGcaagatga